The Pyrococcus kukulkanii genome contains a region encoding:
- a CDS encoding Lrp/AsnC family transcriptional regulator — MLDELDRRILHLLQEDGRMSYSEVARILGVPESTVRARVKRLVERGIIRKFAALINPFKAGYSIVAVIAVDVEPSKVREVAEKLAKLEEVDVLGITTGAHDIFMQVTLRSLEELENFLLDKLGKIDGIKSTETSILTSVKKWGYARVF, encoded by the coding sequence ATGCTAGATGAACTTGACAGGAGGATACTCCACCTACTTCAGGAAGATGGAAGGATGAGCTACTCGGAGGTCGCAAGGATATTGGGGGTTCCAGAATCAACGGTCAGGGCGAGGGTGAAAAGGCTTGTTGAGAGGGGAATAATAAGGAAGTTTGCTGCCCTCATAAACCCTTTCAAGGCTGGCTACAGTATAGTGGCCGTCATAGCCGTTGACGTTGAGCCCAGCAAAGTCAGAGAGGTTGCCGAAAAGCTCGCCAAGCTCGAAGAAGTTGACGTCCTGGGGATAACCACGGGGGCTCATGATATATTCATGCAGGTAACCCTGAGGAGCCTGGAGGAGTTGGAGAACTTCCTTCTCGATAAACTAGGCAAGATAGATGGAATTAAAAGCACTGAAACCTCAATACTCACGAGCGTCAAGAAGTGGGGCTACGCGAGGGTGTTCTAA
- a CDS encoding rhomboid family intramembrane serine protease encodes MKKVWKYFPGTFALLILITIVFAYEVVIGFNKAILQLAQINLLVLYRGEWWRLITAIFIHMGFIHFALNAFWLFYLGIDLEGVIGTKRFLIVFFISALFGNVLSLFTLPLDVASGGASGGLFGIVGASLAIEGVLRRNMSKALMNALFLFLINSIFPGVNIIAHFGGLAAGLILGYTYGKWLKKRLMDMSYWVTY; translated from the coding sequence GTGAAGAAGGTTTGGAAGTACTTTCCCGGGACATTCGCACTTCTCATCCTCATAACGATCGTATTCGCCTACGAAGTTGTTATTGGTTTCAACAAGGCGATCCTGCAGCTCGCCCAGATAAACCTCCTCGTTTTGTATAGGGGGGAGTGGTGGAGGTTGATAACCGCGATATTCATCCATATGGGCTTCATTCACTTCGCCTTGAACGCCTTCTGGTTGTTCTACCTCGGGATTGATCTAGAAGGCGTCATTGGAACTAAGAGGTTCCTCATAGTTTTCTTTATCTCGGCCTTATTTGGGAACGTACTAAGCTTATTTACGCTTCCCCTTGATGTTGCCTCAGGAGGAGCCAGCGGAGGGCTGTTTGGAATAGTTGGAGCATCTCTGGCAATAGAGGGAGTTTTAAGGAGAAACATGAGCAAGGCCCTAATGAACGCTCTCTTCCTGTTCCTGATAAACAGCATATTCCCTGGGGTGAATATAATAGCTCACTTTGGAGGCCTTGCCGCTGGTTTGATCTTAGGATACACCTACGGGAAATGGCTAAAGAAAAGGCTAATGGACATGAGCTACTGGGTCACGTATTGA
- a CDS encoding DUF6849 domain-containing protein, translating to MKVVLKPLANVELPQDFAEILKAKLRGREVKTGEVVTIDILGKPLEFKVVQATPSPIRVSDKTSVIIARPGVEVLEIELIGEPKEVFVYGDNIVVVLENEVLILNQNLEEIYRERFENLIKVIQTKAGLVVVDGRRLKLIKV from the coding sequence ATGAAAGTAGTTTTGAAACCACTAGCAAATGTAGAGCTACCCCAGGATTTCGCCGAGATTTTGAAGGCTAAACTTAGAGGTAGAGAGGTAAAGACTGGGGAAGTTGTAACCATAGATATCCTGGGGAAGCCTCTGGAGTTCAAGGTTGTCCAGGCAACCCCTTCTCCCATTAGGGTCTCGGACAAGACATCAGTTATAATAGCAAGGCCGGGAGTTGAGGTTCTGGAGATCGAGCTCATAGGTGAACCCAAGGAGGTATTCGTTTACGGTGATAATATCGTCGTAGTCCTCGAAAATGAGGTTCTAATTTTGAACCAAAATCTTGAAGAAATTTACAGGGAAAGGTTCGAAAACTTAATTAAAGTAATTCAGACAAAGGCTGGCCTGGTGGTGGTTGATGGAAGAAGACTTAAGCTCATTAAGGTCTAG
- a CDS encoding leucine/methionine racemase: MDPWEVVERYNRVIAPANRTTYFPLVPVKAENAKVWDVNGREYIDFLSDAAVQNVGHNNPRVVKAIKEQVEKLIHATYIYSFPLEPLLLAEKLVEIAPIDNAKVSFGLSGADANDGAIKFARAYTKRPTILSYMKSFYGSTYGAMSLTGLDFHVRAIVGELSGVHYIPYPNCYRCPFGKDPKSCKMECVEYIKEKFEGEVYAEGVAALFAEPIQGDSGMVVPPKNYFKKVKKILDEHGILLVVDEVQSGMGRTGKWFAIEHFGVKPDIITVAKPLGGGLPISATIGRAEVMDSLPPLSHAFTLSGNPTAARAALAVIEEIEEKDLLRRAKKLGEYAKKRLEKIKEEHGLIGDVRGLGLMLGVELVKDRETKERAFEEAKKVVWRAFELGLIVAFLQGNVLRIQPPLTIEEEVLEEGLNILERAISDVEEGKVPDDVVKNVQGW; the protein is encoded by the coding sequence ATGGATCCTTGGGAGGTCGTCGAGAGGTACAATAGGGTGATAGCCCCTGCCAATAGGACAACTTACTTTCCATTAGTCCCGGTGAAGGCTGAAAATGCTAAGGTCTGGGATGTAAATGGAAGGGAATATATAGACTTCCTGAGCGATGCAGCGGTTCAAAACGTAGGCCACAACAATCCCAGGGTTGTCAAGGCAATAAAGGAGCAGGTGGAAAAGCTGATTCATGCAACCTATATCTACTCCTTCCCACTAGAGCCCCTACTCTTAGCGGAAAAGCTCGTTGAGATAGCCCCGATAGACAACGCCAAAGTTTCTTTTGGACTGAGCGGGGCGGATGCCAATGATGGAGCTATAAAGTTTGCGAGGGCTTACACTAAGAGGCCCACAATCTTGAGTTACATGAAGAGCTTTTACGGCTCAACCTATGGTGCAATGAGCCTAACAGGGTTAGACTTTCACGTTAGGGCAATAGTAGGTGAGCTTAGCGGGGTTCACTACATTCCTTATCCAAACTGCTATCGCTGTCCTTTCGGTAAGGATCCCAAGAGCTGTAAGATGGAGTGCGTGGAGTACATAAAGGAGAAGTTCGAGGGGGAAGTTTATGCTGAGGGGGTTGCCGCGCTATTTGCTGAGCCCATTCAGGGCGACTCCGGCATGGTTGTCCCTCCCAAGAACTACTTCAAGAAGGTCAAGAAGATACTTGATGAGCATGGAATACTACTCGTTGTCGATGAAGTGCAGAGCGGTATGGGAAGAACTGGAAAGTGGTTTGCGATAGAGCACTTTGGCGTTAAACCTGACATAATAACCGTTGCAAAGCCCCTCGGAGGGGGACTGCCAATAAGTGCAACAATTGGGAGGGCAGAGGTTATGGATTCTCTTCCCCCTTTAAGCCACGCATTCACGCTCTCAGGGAACCCAACTGCAGCTAGAGCTGCATTAGCGGTCATAGAGGAGATCGAGGAGAAGGACCTCCTAAGGAGGGCTAAAAAGCTGGGAGAGTATGCAAAGAAGAGGCTGGAGAAGATTAAGGAGGAGCATGGGCTCATAGGAGATGTTAGGGGACTCGGGCTGATGCTTGGGGTTGAGCTCGTGAAAGACAGGGAAACAAAGGAAAGGGCATTTGAGGAGGCAAAGAAGGTTGTGTGGAGGGCGTTTGAACTTGGCTTAATAGTTGCATTCCTCCAAGGCAACGTTCTGAGAATCCAGCCTCCCTTAACGATAGAGGAGGAAGTTCTTGAGGAAGGCCTTAACATATTGGAGAGAGCCATAAGTGACGTTGAGGAAGGGAAGGTTCCAGATGACGTCGTGAAGAACGTTCAGGGATGGTAA
- a CDS encoding endonuclease III domain-containing protein: MEEDLSSLRSRALKIVEILKRTYPRERHVSGDPYRTLIKCIISQRNRDEVTDRVAEELFKRYPTIEDIARASVEEMQEFLRSLKVGLWRSKGRWIVESSRIILERYKGRVPDKFEELIKLPGIGRKCANIVLAYGFGIPAIPVDTHVNRISKRLGLVPKDASPEEVEERLKQLIPRKEWLYVNHAMVDHGKRICRPIKPRCDECPLKDLCPKVNT; this comes from the coding sequence ATGGAAGAAGACTTAAGCTCATTAAGGTCTAGGGCTCTCAAAATCGTTGAGATACTAAAGAGGACTTACCCCAGGGAAAGGCACGTTTCCGGCGATCCCTATAGGACGTTGATTAAGTGCATAATCTCCCAAAGGAACAGGGACGAGGTGACTGATAGGGTTGCTGAAGAGCTCTTCAAGAGGTACCCAACTATCGAGGACATTGCAAGGGCCAGCGTTGAGGAGATGCAAGAATTTTTGAGATCACTCAAGGTTGGCCTCTGGAGGAGCAAGGGGAGGTGGATAGTAGAATCCTCAAGGATCATCCTTGAGAGGTATAAAGGTAGAGTTCCGGACAAGTTCGAGGAACTAATTAAGCTTCCTGGGATCGGGAGAAAGTGCGCCAACATAGTCCTTGCTTATGGGTTTGGAATTCCGGCGATTCCCGTGGACACCCACGTTAACAGGATAAGCAAGAGGCTTGGGCTCGTTCCCAAGGATGCCTCTCCTGAGGAGGTTGAAGAAAGGCTGAAGCAACTAATTCCCAGGAAGGAGTGGCTGTACGTTAATCACGCTATGGTAGACCATGGAAAGAGGATCTGCAGGCCCATAAAGCCTAGGTGCGATGAGTGCCCCCTCAAAGATCTGTGTCCTAAAGTCAATACGTGA